A stretch of DNA from Thiothrix subterranea:
TTGCAGGCGTTCGATTTCGTTGTGCAGGGTGGTGTCGGAATCGGCTTGTTGGACGGTGAAGCGTCCGGTGCTTAGGTCGATGGCTGCGATGCCGTAGGAGGAAGAACCCCCCTTCCCCAGCCCTTCCCCCGCAAGGGGGGCAGGGAGTGAAGAGGTGCGGTGGATGGCTACTAGGAGGTTGTCGCGGCGGTCGTCGAGGAGGTAGTCGTCGGTGACAGTGCCGGGGGTAAGCAGGCGGGTGATTTTGCGTTCGACTGGGCCTTTGGATTTGGCGGGGTCGCCGATTTGTTCGCAAATGGCGACGGATTCGCCGACTTTGAGGAGTTTGGCGAGGTATTGTTCGACGGCGTGGTAGGGAACGCCTGCCATTGGGATGGGTTCGCCTGCTGTTGCACCGCGTGCGGTGAGGGTGATGTCGAGCAGGGCAGCGGCTTTTTTTGCGTCATCCATGAACAGTTCGTAGAAATCACCCATGCGGTAAAACAGGAGGATGTCGGGGTACTCCGCTTTGATTCGGAAATACTGTTGCATCATGGGAGTGTGTTGCTGTTCTTTGCTCATGGCTCATCGGGGCTGCGTAATCAAGGCGGTGAGTTTAGCAGTAATCGGCGGAGGGCGTGAGTTTGTGGGCGGCTTTGTTGTTGTATGCTTTGCTGTTAGTTTTATTGCTTATCGCTTGATTTTTAAGCCTTGACATAGACAGAAAATAACCATTAAATCAGTTTTATTTATCATTTGGGGGCGGGCTTGTCATGATGATTCTCTACAGTGATTCAAAAGGGGCGTTATCTGTCCATATTTCGAGGAAACCAAGGGATGATGGAATGTATCTACGAGGTTTTTGTGAAGCTGCTAAGGGCTTGAGGACATGGCGCAAAGATCGGATTGTCCAAGAGTTTACCGATGAGGTTGAGCTTTATACCTACCTGAGAGCAAATCCGATAGATTCATGCTCAAATTCCACACAACGCAAACCACGAGCTAGAAAACCAGAAGGGGCAGTGTTTGAAATTTGTTTTACTGGATTTCCTGCCAAGGAGCGCTCAGAACTGGAGGCCAAAGCTACTGCTTTCGGTATGTGGGTCAAAAACAGTGTGACGGTGAATCTTGACCTGTTATGTACAGGAGAAAAAGCAGGACCAGTGAAAATGCAAAAAGCTGAGGCGCAAGGTACTTGCCTACTGACTGTCGATGAATTTTTTGATCTGGTGAATAACGGTGTAATGCCAGAAGGATGGGTAAAATGAGTCAAAATAGTGACGAAAAAGTGAGATGGAAAGAAATTAGCCCTCAATATGCTCATGATTATTTTGGTGCTTGGGCTTTCACAATTAAAGACGGACATCGACCTGCGTTGGGCATTCAGTCACGGGAGTTTATGGATAAAGAAAAGACGGAGGAGCTGCGTGTGCAGTGGGAACATGAAAACCCACGATATAGAGAACTTGAAAAAATACGAAATGATGCGAAAGCGTTTTACAGAAAACAGAAAAAATCCATCTCAGAGCATCCTGTTAATGCGGAATGGGAACGCCTCAAGAAAGAATGGACTGAAAAAGCATACAAATATTCGGCGATAAGTATTTCAACGCCACTTGTCTTTGATTTCCATGAGGGCGATGTCTTTTGGAATGGGAAAATGTGCGTACAAGTTGTCAGCAATTCTCATTTTGCCCCTCACCCAATAAAATGGCGTAAACTAGACCTATCCCATTGAGATCTGTTCCGGGAGGTGAAGTCAATGAGCTACCCAACCGTTACTGCTGCTGCGCTAACCGCACCGCTCACGTTTGCGGGTATCGTGGAGCAATTGCGCGATACATTCCGCGCCTTCCCCGACTGCCGCAAACCCGGCAATAATACCCGCTATACCTTGGAGGATGCGGGTTTGAGTGCCTTTTCGGTGTTTTTCATGCAGTGTGCGTCCTTTCTGGAATACCAGCGGCGCATGGTGGAGAACCAAGAGCGGAGTAATGCACAGACGTTGTTCGGTGTTCATGCCATTCCCTGCGACAATCAAATACGCCATTTGCTGGATAGCGTGCCGCCGTCAGCCGTTGCGCCTGCTTACCGTTATCTTTTCAATGGGTTGCAACAGAATGGTTATTTGGATACGTGGCGGGTGCATGACTACGGTTATTTGTTGGCACTGGATGGGACACAGCATTTTGCGTCATCCCACATCCATTGTGAGCAGTGTTTGACGAAGACGCATCACAACGGGACAGTCACCTACTCACACCAAGTGCTGACCCCGGTTTTAACCGCACCCGATAAACCGCAGGTGATCCCGTTACCGCCAGAGTTCATCAGCCGCCAAGATGGGCAAACCAAGCAAGATTGTGAAATCAACGCCGCTAAACGCTGGCTGGCTCAGTGGGGCGCGGATTACATCCCGCTGGGCATCACGTTTCTGGGGGATGATTTGTATTGTCACCAGCCCTTTTGCCAAGCCGTCCTGGACGCTGGCGCACAGTTCATTTTCAACTGCAAACCCACTTCCCACACGACCAGCAATTCTCATTTTACCACCCACTGCTCAATCTCATCCGCATGATGCCGCCGCTCTAAGCCGACGAGCATAAAATCCAGCAGAGCCGTCCAACTTTTGAAGCACAAAAAGGTCGTGAGCGTATTGATGTCATCGAACAAACGTTCGCGTGACCCCACTTTCTGAAGTAAAGTTCGGAAACGCTCATCCATCAAGTCAATCACGGTATGGACGAGATAAGCCAATAACACTAATGCGGCCAACAAGTTGGCGAGGTGTTGCTGCCCATGCCCGAAGTTGTGTTCAAAGTGGTAGCCTTTGGTTTTCAGGGTATTGTTGTTTTCGTTCTCAATCTTCCAGCGACACCTCCCAGCCTTCACAAGATCGACGACCTTGCCGGTGGTGATAGGGTGAGAGGTGGCGAAATCGTTATGGTATAAGCAATTACCATCATCACGCACACTCGTGAGGCTGAACCAGTTGACACGCAGGGCATCGTCTCCATCACGTAAGGGCATCTGCGTCGCAAAACGGTAGGTATCCGTGACAGAATGCTTTCCCATCCGCCGCTGTACAAGATGGGTACGTATCGCGCCGATTTTCTCTAGCCCTTCCAACTCTTCATATAAGGTCGTGTGGGAAGTGGGTTTGCAGTTGAAAATGAACTGTGCGCCAGCGTCCAGGACGGCTTGGCAAAAGGGCTGGTGACAATACAAATCATCCCCCAGAAACGTGATGCCCAGCGGGATGTAATCCGCGCCCCACTGAGCCAGCCAGCGTTTAGCGGCGTTGATTTCACAATCTTGCTTGGTTTGCCCATCTTGGCGGCTGATGAACTCTGGCGGT
This window harbors:
- a CDS encoding BRCT domain-containing protein; translated protein: MMILYSDSKGALSVHISRKPRDDGMYLRGFCEAAKGLRTWRKDRIVQEFTDEVELYTYLRANPIDSCSNSTQRKPRARKPEGAVFEICFTGFPAKERSELEAKATAFGMWVKNSVTVNLDLLCTGEKAGPVKMQKAEAQGTCLLTVDEFFDLVNNGVMPEGWVK
- a CDS encoding ISNCY family transposase — its product is MSYPTVTAAALTAPLTFAGIVEQLRDTFRAFPDCRKPGNNTRYTLEDAGLSAFSVFFMQCASFLEYQRRMVENQERSNAQTLFGVHAIPCDNQIRHLLDSVPPAAVAPAYRYLFNGLQQNGYLDTWRVHDYGYLLALDGTQHFASSHIHCEQCLTKTHHNGTVTYSHQVLTPVLTAPDKPQVIPLPPEFISRQDGQTKQDCEINAAKRWLAQWGADYIPLGITFLGDDLYCHQPFCQAVLDAGAQFIFNCKPTSHTTLYEELEGLEKIGAIRTHLVQRRMGKHSVTDTYRFATQMPLRDGDDALRVNWFSLTSVRDDGNCLYHNDFATSHPITTGKVVDLVKAGRCRWKIENENNNTLKTKGYHFEHNFGHGQQHLANLLAALVLLAYLVHTVIDLMDERFRTLLQKVGSRERLFDDINTLTTFLCFKSWTALLDFMLVGLERRHHADEIEQWVVK